TTGGCCCCTTAAAGAGACGGTTGTACACTTCTGGCGTGAAGAAATCTTTGTGGTTTACTGCTTTGCCCTTGTGCCTCTCTGCCCTCGTGGCCCTTTGGTGGCTCATTGATATCCCGGAGCTTTTCTCCGGCCATTTTTCCACGTATTACCATATTGACCTGGACGTTTACCGCGAAGGCGGGGCCGGCTTTGGCAGCGACCTCTATTCCAAGGACTACCTCGTTGGCAGCAATCGCGATGTCTCTCTTCCCTTCACCTATCCGCCCTTTGCGGCGCTGCTCTTTGCCCCACTGAGCTGGATTCCCCTCACTGCTGCAAGCATCCTGGTTTCTATCGCCTCCTTTCTTGCGCTGTGGGGCTGCATAGCCTTGGTTCTGCGCGCCGTTGATTGCCCTGGCTGGGCAGGCTGGGCGCTGCTAGCGGCAATGCTTACGGAGCCGGTAACGGAGACCTTTAGCTTCGGGCAGGTCAACATCCTGCTCACCGCACTCGTCGTGGTCGATATCCTCTGGCTGCGCCCCGGACGCGGCAGGGGCGTGCTTACCGGCATCGCTATGGCGATCAAGCTCACCCCTGCGGTATTTCTCGCCGTATTTTTCGTCCGCCGCGAATGGCGCGCATTTTTCAGCGCCCTCGGTTCCTTCCTGGCAGCCGGACTCATCGCCTTCGCCTGCAATCCGCATAGCTCCATCCAGTACTGGAGCGAAACGCTGCGCGATTCCAACCGCATAGGTGGACTTGCCTATAGCTCCAACCAATCCCTGCGCGGTTTCTTTAGCCGCCTAATCCCCGAACACGCTGAAAAGCTGTGGCTTGTAGCCGTAGTCCTCGTCGTCGCCATCGTGTGGTTTGCCATGGAGCGCCTCTCCCACGAAAACCAGGCGGTACTCATGCTGCTGGCCGCATCAGTATCGCTCCTGTGCTCGCCGGTGTCATGGTCACACCACTTCATCTGGCTGGTATTGGCGGGCGTACTGCTAGTGGCGCGGCGCCACTGGGCGCTCGGTGCGCTGACGTGGCTGGCGCTTTTGGCCCGCGGTCATTGGCTTGTCCCCCATGCCAATGAGCAAGAGCTGGACTGGGCATGGTGGCAGCACATCGTGGGCAATGACTACGCCATCGTTACCGCTCTGCTGGTTCTTTGCTCGCTACCATTGGCTCTACGACGGGCCGGCGCTTATCAATCCGCGGCGGAACCAGCGTCCAGCCAAGGATAGGGACCTTCCCGAGGACCCAGAGCGCTACCGATGCCGCAGCGGAGTAGAAGAAGCACATTCCGATCCAGAACCAGGTGTTTTCCATCGGCCACTGGCCAGCAAGGCTCACCACATAATCGCGGTGGGCCATG
This genomic stretch from Corynebacterium tuberculostearicum harbors:
- a CDS encoding glycosyltransferase 87 family protein, producing MKKSLWFTALPLCLSALVALWWLIDIPELFSGHFSTYYHIDLDVYREGGAGFGSDLYSKDYLVGSNRDVSLPFTYPPFAALLFAPLSWIPLTAASILVSIASFLALWGCIALVLRAVDCPGWAGWALLAAMLTEPVTETFSFGQVNILLTALVVVDILWLRPGRGRGVLTGIAMAIKLTPAVFLAVFFVRREWRAFFSALGSFLAAGLIAFACNPHSSIQYWSETLRDSNRIGGLAYSSNQSLRGFFSRLIPEHAEKLWLVAVVLVVAIVWFAMERLSHENQAVLMLLAASVSLLCSPVSWSHHFIWLVLAGVLLVARRHWALGALTWLALLARGHWLVPHANEQELDWAWWQHIVGNDYAIVTALLVLCSLPLALRRAGAYQSAAEPASSQG